One window from the genome of Cervus elaphus chromosome 8, mCerEla1.1, whole genome shotgun sequence encodes:
- the LOC122698951 gene encoding 60S ribosomal protein L12-like, translating to MPPKFDPNEIKVVYLRCTGGEVGATSALAPKIGPLGLSPKKVGDDIAKATGDWKGLRITVKLTIQNRQAQTEVVPSASALIIKALKEPPRDRKKQKNIKHSGNITFDEIINIARQMRHRSLARELSGTIKEILGTAQSVGCNVDGRHPHDTIDDINSGAVECPAS from the coding sequence ATGCCGCCTAAGTTTGACCCCAACGAGATCAAAGTCGTGTACCTGAGGTGCACGGGTGGGGAAGTCGGTGCCACGTCTGCCCTGGCCCCCAAGATCGGCCCCTTGGGCCTGTCTCCAAAAAAGGTCGGTGATGACATAGCCAAGGCAACTGGTGATTGGAAGGGTCTGAGGATTACAGTGAAACTGACCATTCAGAACAGACAAGCCCAGACTGAGGTGgtaccttctgcttctgccctgaTCATCAAAGCCCTCAAGGAACCACCAAGggacagaaagaagcagaaaaacattAAGCACAGTGGAAACATCACTTTTGATGAGATCATCAACATTGCCCGGCAGATGCGGCACCGGTCTCTAGCTAGAGAACTTTCTGGAACCATTAAAGAGATCCTGGGGACCGCCCAGTCTGTGGGCTGCAATGTTGATGGCCGCCACCCTCATGACACCATAGATGATATCAACAGTGGTGCAGTGGAGTGCCCCGCTAGTTAA